A stretch of Nonomuraea africana DNA encodes these proteins:
- a CDS encoding nucleoside deaminase, with translation MDFLEIAIEQARIGLAEGGVPVGAALVADGRVLGAGRNRRVQEGSVIRHGETDALERAGRRPAQVYRRSTMYTTLSPCAMCTGAILLYEIPRVVIGENRTFMGREDLLRAEGVEVVVADSAECRALMAAFVERWPQVWNEDIGEPS, from the coding sequence ATGGACTTCCTGGAGATCGCCATCGAGCAGGCCAGGATCGGCCTGGCCGAGGGCGGGGTGCCGGTGGGCGCCGCGCTGGTGGCCGACGGCCGGGTGCTCGGCGCGGGACGCAACCGCAGGGTGCAGGAGGGCAGCGTCATCCGCCACGGCGAGACCGACGCGCTCGAGCGGGCCGGGCGCCGGCCCGCGCAGGTCTACCGGCGCTCGACCATGTACACCACGCTGTCGCCCTGCGCGATGTGCACGGGGGCGATCCTGCTGTACGAGATCCCCCGCGTGGTGATCGGCGAGAACCGCACCTTCATGGGGCGCGAGGACCTGCTCAGAGCGGAAGGAGTGGAGGTCGTGGTGGCCGACTCCGCCGAGTGCCGCGCGCTCATGGCGGCCTTCGTCGAGCGCTGGCCGCAGGTGTGGAACGAGGACATCGGCGAGCCGTCCTGA
- a CDS encoding AfsR/SARP family transcriptional regulator, with the protein MNEEFVGVLGPIGLVRGGVLHSPPSPVVRALLGMLAASPGPLATESLIEVVWRHNPPRDPRGALHLAVCRLRGWLRETAAGSRIVTVASGYHLDLDGGVTDLTLFRAEASRPDASLESLSDSLALWRGRPFANVPGKRFDSRLVDSLLAERDDVTRRAARAAIEQGDPELAIRLIEPLCHFESLDEAAHGVLMEALVAAGRQGTATMVYDRIRQRLAVELGIEPGTQLQQAHLACLGRSAAGGPRGGEGAKPPRPRPGGRALGRESDVAQVAGLLAGHHMVTVIGPPGVGKTRLALELFAEAADQDRDGVRYLSLGEATAEKELERLPETGTELVVIDDCDSRPDLVRGPLARLLMSRRSPTVLLAAHRPLGISGEVTWAMRPLDPEATETLFRRRAAEAVPGLSLTAKDRPHVWSLCRQADGLPAVVESLAALLRTFPLPVLAEHAVADLGSLIDGANPSAVLFGSGVHQVWRGLTSSQQLLLLRLAGLPHDFSVECAIAVCGGAPLDHRMVLNSLAALVDNCLVLPYESGSGRRYRLLTPIRAMILHHYAEQALLPEPVPAVAR; encoded by the coding sequence ATGAATGAAGAATTCGTGGGGGTGCTCGGCCCGATCGGCCTGGTCAGAGGGGGTGTGCTGCACAGCCCTCCGTCACCCGTCGTGCGGGCGCTCCTCGGTATGCTCGCGGCGTCACCCGGCCCGCTCGCCACCGAGTCGCTCATTGAAGTGGTGTGGCGGCACAATCCGCCGCGAGACCCGAGAGGCGCCCTCCACCTGGCCGTCTGCCGGTTGCGCGGCTGGCTGAGGGAGACGGCGGCGGGGTCGCGGATCGTCACCGTCGCCTCCGGCTACCACCTCGACCTGGATGGCGGCGTGACCGACCTGACGCTGTTCCGCGCGGAGGCGTCCAGACCGGATGCCTCCCTGGAGTCCCTTTCGGACTCGCTCGCCCTCTGGCGGGGGCGTCCCTTCGCGAACGTGCCGGGAAAGCGGTTCGACAGCCGTCTGGTCGACTCCCTCCTGGCCGAGCGCGACGACGTGACGAGGCGCGCGGCGCGGGCGGCGATCGAGCAGGGCGACCCCGAACTGGCGATCAGGTTGATCGAACCGCTGTGCCACTTCGAGTCGCTCGACGAGGCGGCCCACGGCGTCCTGATGGAAGCACTGGTGGCGGCGGGCAGGCAGGGGACGGCCACCATGGTCTACGACCGCATCCGGCAGCGACTGGCGGTCGAACTCGGCATCGAGCCTGGAACCCAGCTCCAGCAGGCGCATCTCGCCTGTCTGGGCAGGTCCGCCGCCGGTGGCCCGCGCGGCGGTGAAGGCGCGAAGCCGCCCCGGCCCCGCCCCGGCGGCCGGGCGCTGGGGAGGGAGTCGGACGTCGCGCAGGTCGCCGGGCTGCTCGCCGGACACCACATGGTCACCGTCATCGGCCCGCCTGGCGTGGGCAAGACCAGACTCGCGCTGGAGCTCTTCGCCGAGGCCGCCGACCAGGACCGTGACGGTGTCCGTTACCTGAGCCTGGGCGAGGCCACGGCGGAGAAGGAGCTCGAGCGGCTCCCGGAGACAGGGACGGAGCTCGTCGTGATCGACGACTGCGACAGCCGCCCCGACCTGGTGCGCGGCCCCCTGGCCAGGCTCCTCATGAGCCGGCGCTCCCCCACGGTCCTGCTCGCCGCGCATCGCCCGCTCGGGATCTCGGGAGAGGTCACCTGGGCGATGCGCCCGCTGGACCCCGAGGCGACCGAGACGCTGTTCAGGCGCAGGGCCGCCGAGGCCGTGCCGGGCCTGTCCCTGACCGCGAAGGATCGGCCCCACGTGTGGAGCCTGTGCCGCCAGGCCGACGGGCTCCCCGCCGTCGTCGAGAGCCTCGCCGCCCTCCTGCGGACCTTCCCCCTCCCCGTCCTGGCCGAGCACGCCGTCGCGGACCTGGGCTCGCTCATCGACGGCGCCAACCCGTCAGCCGTCCTGTTCGGTTCCGGCGTCCACCAGGTGTGGCGCGGCCTCACCTCCTCCCAGCAACTCCTGCTGCTCAGGCTCGCCGGCCTCCCCCACGATTTCAGCGTCGAGTGCGCCATCGCCGTGTGCGGGGGTGCTCCTCTGGACCACCGCATGGTCCTCAACTCGCTTGCCGCCCTGGTGGACAACTGCCTGGTCCTGCCGTACGAGTCGGGGTCGGGGCGGAGGTACCGGCTGCTGACCCCCATCCGGGCCATGATCCTGCACCACTACGCCGAGCAGGCCCTCCTGCCCGAGCCGGTGCCCGCGGTGGCGCGCTGA
- a CDS encoding TIGR03619 family F420-dependent LLM class oxidoreductase: MRFAINYSTPFHGADPDRMTAFARHAEDCGFEALYVPEHIVLYPGAQVGPVEFPPSLPYPDPLDCLAFVAAGTRRILLGVGVLLLPYHHPVILAKRLATIDALSKGRMRLLTVGLGTLPGEAEAVGVDFGSRGRRADEAIDVLRLLWGGGEDGVSHQGEFFAFDHLTSFPKPHGVTRLPVHVGGSSRAAARRAGRRGDGFFPGGALDAEERALQWELARLSAAEAGRDPEALEYTRWGSIGMTADDAEALAAQGVTRVVVNPMSPELQGQRDEMSAFAERFGLLPG, translated from the coding sequence ATGAGGTTCGCGATCAACTACAGCACGCCCTTCCACGGCGCCGATCCCGACCGGATGACCGCCTTCGCGCGGCACGCCGAGGACTGCGGCTTCGAGGCCCTGTACGTGCCGGAGCACATCGTGCTGTACCCCGGCGCGCAGGTCGGGCCCGTCGAGTTCCCGCCGTCGCTGCCGTACCCCGACCCGCTCGACTGCCTGGCCTTCGTCGCCGCGGGCACCCGGCGGATCCTGCTCGGCGTGGGCGTGCTGCTGCTGCCGTACCACCACCCTGTGATCCTGGCCAAGCGGCTGGCGACCATCGACGCGCTGTCCAAGGGGCGGATGCGGCTGCTGACCGTCGGACTGGGCACCCTCCCCGGGGAGGCCGAGGCGGTGGGGGTGGACTTCGGCTCCCGTGGCCGCCGGGCCGACGAGGCGATCGATGTGCTGCGGCTGCTCTGGGGCGGTGGCGAGGACGGCGTCAGCCACCAGGGGGAGTTCTTCGCCTTCGACCACCTGACCAGCTTTCCCAAGCCTCACGGGGTCACGAGGCTGCCCGTCCACGTCGGCGGATCGAGCCGGGCGGCCGCCCGGCGCGCGGGACGGCGCGGCGACGGCTTCTTCCCCGGCGGGGCGCTCGACGCCGAGGAGCGCGCTCTGCAGTGGGAGCTCGCCCGGCTGAGCGCCGCCGAAGCCGGGCGCGATCCCGAGGCGCTGGAGTACACGCGCTGGGGGTCCATCGGCATGACGGCCGACGACGCCGAGGCGCTGGCCGCGCAGGGCGTGACCCGCGTCGTCGTCAACCCGATGAGCCCGGAGCTCCAGGGGCAACGCGATGAGATGTCCGCGTTCGCCGAGCGCTTCGGCCTCCTCCCCGGCTAA
- a CDS encoding glycoside hydrolase family 6 protein has protein sequence MRTIAGKAAAALAAVLAAVLIAPQPASAATQLIANGTFTTGTSGWKQIDKATMTAESGRMRVTVGTGATKPWEAMVATTSAITLTPGRSYTLSFDAYATTAFRAVTTVQYLATPSTNQSLAQDVNLTTSSRRYSFPFVATATADPRAEVTFQVGGSGGTPTVRFDNVSLMETQSTRPTALYVSNQSNPARWVAANAGDSRAQAIGSNIANKPIFAWFGGWFTDITLAVDTYVGAAQAQDRLPMLVAYNIPNRDACAGHSGGGAGDKDAYHAWINEFARAIGNRHAIVVLEPDAVAAAECVKPENGGPAGQYAMLADATQVLKAQAPNAWVYLDAGNATWHTADETARRLGLAGIANTRGFSLNVSNYITTADTEAYAVQVRNRLSATYGAKPYVIDTSRNGNGPYVDSTPGDNWCNPPKRKLGVPPAKQSTGAEYVLWVKVPGDSDGPCGIAPTIPAGTFSPDLAMALINGNP, from the coding sequence GTGCGAACCATCGCAGGGAAAGCCGCAGCAGCCTTAGCCGCCGTCCTGGCGGCCGTCCTGATCGCCCCGCAACCCGCCTCGGCGGCGACACAGCTGATCGCGAACGGCACCTTCACCACCGGCACCAGCGGCTGGAAGCAGATCGACAAGGCGACCATGACGGCCGAGTCCGGTCGCATGCGGGTGACCGTGGGGACGGGCGCCACCAAGCCATGGGAGGCCATGGTCGCCACCACCAGCGCCATCACGCTGACCCCGGGCAGGAGCTACACGCTCTCCTTCGACGCGTACGCCACCACGGCCTTCAGAGCCGTCACCACCGTGCAGTACCTAGCGACTCCCAGCACCAACCAGTCGCTGGCCCAGGACGTCAACCTCACCACGTCCAGCAGGCGCTACAGCTTCCCGTTCGTGGCCACGGCGACGGCGGACCCGAGGGCCGAGGTCACCTTCCAGGTGGGCGGGTCCGGCGGCACCCCCACGGTGCGCTTCGACAACGTCTCGCTGATGGAGACGCAGTCGACCAGGCCGACCGCGCTGTACGTGTCGAACCAGTCGAACCCGGCCAGGTGGGTAGCCGCCAACGCGGGGGACTCCAGGGCACAGGCCATCGGCTCGAACATCGCCAACAAGCCGATCTTCGCGTGGTTCGGCGGCTGGTTCACCGACATCACGCTGGCCGTGGACACCTACGTCGGCGCCGCGCAGGCACAGGACAGGCTGCCGATGCTGGTCGCCTACAACATCCCCAACCGTGACGCGTGCGCCGGGCACTCGGGCGGCGGCGCGGGCGACAAGGACGCCTACCACGCGTGGATCAACGAGTTCGCCAGGGCGATCGGCAACCGGCACGCGATCGTCGTGCTGGAGCCCGACGCGGTCGCCGCCGCCGAGTGCGTGAAGCCGGAGAACGGCGGCCCGGCCGGGCAGTACGCCATGCTGGCGGACGCCACCCAGGTGCTGAAGGCGCAGGCGCCCAACGCCTGGGTCTACCTCGACGCCGGCAACGCCACCTGGCACACCGCCGACGAGACGGCCCGGCGGCTGGGCCTGGCGGGCATCGCCAACACCCGCGGCTTCTCGCTGAACGTGTCCAACTACATCACCACCGCCGACACCGAGGCCTACGCCGTCCAGGTCAGGAACAGGCTGTCGGCCACCTACGGCGCCAAGCCGTATGTGATCGACACCAGCCGCAACGGCAACGGCCCCTACGTGGACTCCACGCCGGGCGACAACTGGTGCAACCCGCCCAAGCGCAAGCTCGGCGTCCCGCCCGCCAAGCAGTCGACCGGCGCCGAGTACGTCCTCTGGGTCAAGGTCCCCGGTGACTCCGACGGGCCGTGCGGCATCGCGCCCACGATCCCCGCGGGAACCTTCAGCCCCGACCTCGCCATGGCCCTGATCAACGGCAACCCCTGA
- a CDS encoding TetR/AcrR family transcriptional regulator, translated as MTSAGHDQRQAILQAATRLFASLGYDGTAPSQIADAAGVDIATVNAQFGSKREVYLAVMERAYEGGRDMIETIVTEFSPWTPADVPRIIHVLADRHLDFCIANPEVPALWIHRSLSDAQDITELECRYARPMLVQVRDIVRPAVEAGYIDPDGDIESTLIATIWCAQGFCGGGLLDEEGTRHGPDDPAALRRFRRHMHLLLDRMMAPSG; from the coding sequence ATGACCTCTGCCGGCCACGACCAGCGCCAGGCGATCCTCCAGGCGGCGACCCGCCTGTTCGCGAGCCTGGGATACGACGGGACCGCCCCCAGTCAGATCGCGGACGCGGCCGGGGTCGACATCGCCACGGTCAACGCGCAGTTCGGGAGCAAGCGCGAGGTCTACCTGGCGGTCATGGAGCGCGCCTACGAGGGCGGGCGGGACATGATCGAGACGATCGTGACCGAGTTCTCCCCCTGGACGCCCGCCGACGTGCCCCGGATCATCCACGTGCTGGCCGATCGCCATCTGGACTTCTGCATCGCCAATCCGGAGGTACCCGCGCTCTGGATCCATCGCAGCCTCTCCGACGCGCAGGACATCACCGAGCTGGAGTGCCGCTACGCCCGGCCGATGCTCGTCCAGGTCCGCGACATCGTCCGGCCCGCGGTCGAGGCCGGATACATCGACCCGGACGGCGACATCGAGTCCACGCTCATCGCGACGATCTGGTGCGCGCAGGGCTTCTGCGGCGGCGGCCTGCTCGACGAGGAGGGCACCCGGCACGGCCCCGACGACCCGGCCGCCCTACGCCGGTTCCGCAGGCACATGCACCTGCTTCTCGACCGGATGATGGCCCCGTCCGGGTAG
- a CDS encoding crotonase/enoyl-CoA hydratase family protein — MSVRVEREGPVTTVVLSRPEARNAVDRATADALSEAFTAFEESDAAVAVLWGEGGAFCAGADLKRLDNHVGEEGDGPMGPTRMRLSKPVIAAVAGHAVAGGLELALWCDLRVAEESAVFGVFCRRWGVPLIDGGTVRLPRLIGLSHAMDLILTGRPVHADEALRMGLANRVVPDGRSRQAAEALARDLARFPQTCMRGDRLSALEQFGLPEEAIRNELRIAMTALGDAVTGAARFAEGAGRHGDFS; from the coding sequence ATGAGCGTGCGCGTCGAGCGGGAGGGCCCCGTCACCACGGTGGTGCTCTCCCGCCCCGAGGCCCGCAACGCCGTCGACCGCGCGACCGCCGACGCGCTGTCCGAGGCGTTCACCGCGTTCGAGGAGTCGGACGCGGCCGTCGCGGTCCTGTGGGGTGAGGGCGGCGCCTTCTGCGCGGGGGCCGACCTCAAACGCCTCGACAACCACGTGGGCGAGGAGGGCGACGGCCCGATGGGCCCGACCAGGATGCGGCTGTCCAAGCCGGTCATCGCCGCCGTCGCGGGTCACGCGGTCGCCGGCGGCTTGGAGCTCGCCCTCTGGTGCGACCTGCGGGTGGCCGAGGAGAGCGCGGTCTTCGGCGTCTTCTGCCGTCGATGGGGTGTCCCCCTCATCGACGGCGGCACCGTACGGCTGCCGCGCCTCATCGGCCTGTCCCACGCCATGGACCTGATCCTCACCGGCCGCCCGGTCCACGCCGACGAGGCGTTGCGCATGGGCCTGGCCAACAGGGTCGTGCCCGACGGGCGGTCCCGTCAGGCGGCCGAGGCGCTCGCCCGCGATCTGGCCAGGTTCCCGCAGACCTGCATGCGCGGGGACCGGCTCTCCGCGCTGGAGCAGTTCGGCCTGCCCGAGGAGGCGATCCGCAACGAGCTGCGGATCGCCATGACCGCGCTCGGCGACGCGGTCACCGGCGCCGCCCGCTTCGCCGAGGGTGCCGGTCGCCACGGCGACTTCTCCTGA
- the ligD gene encoding non-homologous end-joining DNA ligase, whose product MPDIDGVTISSPDKVIFPQGGRTKLDLIRYYQAVADGALRGVSGRPMILKRFVHGIEEEAFFQKRAPTKRPDWVEVAELRYRSGRSAEEVVVTDVRQLLWVVNLGCVDLNPHPVRAADLAHPDELRIDLDPVPGVPWGQVVETAQVAREVLADHGLTAWPKTSGSRGFHVYARITPDWPFAQVRKAAEAVAREVERRAPDLATSRWWKEERQGVFVDYNQNAYDRTVASAYSVRPVQDARVSTPLTWDEVPGCRPEEFTIDTVPKRFAALGDPWEDMDLHAGSLAPLLELAESQGPPPERAELPLVEIARAQHKDEALAGLDRWKARHQRVVEFLEPADVLVDGMRGRSSVWYRIRVNLQHVPAELRPDQEALEVDYNPWPADWRPPG is encoded by the coding sequence ATGCCGGACATCGACGGTGTGACGATCAGCAGCCCGGACAAGGTGATCTTTCCGCAGGGCGGGCGGACCAAGCTCGACCTGATCCGCTACTACCAGGCCGTCGCCGACGGCGCCCTGCGCGGCGTCTCGGGACGGCCCATGATCCTCAAGCGCTTCGTGCACGGCATCGAGGAGGAGGCGTTCTTCCAGAAGCGCGCCCCCACCAAGCGCCCCGACTGGGTCGAGGTCGCCGAGCTGCGCTACCGGTCGGGTCGCAGCGCCGAGGAGGTCGTCGTCACCGACGTCCGCCAGCTGCTGTGGGTGGTCAACCTCGGCTGCGTCGACCTCAACCCGCATCCGGTGCGCGCCGCCGACCTGGCCCACCCCGACGAGCTGCGGATCGACCTCGACCCGGTGCCGGGCGTGCCGTGGGGCCAGGTGGTGGAGACCGCGCAGGTGGCCCGCGAGGTGCTCGCCGACCACGGGCTGACCGCCTGGCCCAAGACGTCGGGCTCGCGCGGCTTCCACGTCTACGCCCGCATCACGCCGGACTGGCCCTTCGCCCAGGTGCGCAAGGCCGCCGAGGCCGTCGCCCGCGAGGTCGAGCGCCGCGCGCCCGACCTGGCCACCAGCAGGTGGTGGAAGGAGGAGCGGCAGGGCGTCTTCGTCGACTACAACCAGAACGCCTACGACCGCACCGTCGCCTCCGCCTACTCCGTCAGACCGGTCCAGGACGCCCGCGTGTCCACGCCGCTGACGTGGGACGAGGTGCCGGGATGCCGGCCCGAGGAGTTCACGATCGACACCGTGCCCAAGAGGTTCGCCGCGCTCGGCGACCCGTGGGAGGACATGGACCTGCACGCGGGCTCGCTGGCCCCGCTCCTCGAGCTGGCCGAGTCGCAGGGCCCGCCGCCCGAGCGCGCCGAGCTGCCGCTGGTCGAGATCGCGCGAGCGCAGCACAAGGACGAGGCGCTGGCCGGGCTCGACCGGTGGAAGGCCCGCCACCAGCGGGTCGTGGAGTTCCTCGAACCCGCCGACGTGCTGGTGGACGGCATGCGCGGCCGCAGCAGCGTGTGGTACCGCATCAGGGTCAACCTGCAGCACGTGCCCGCCGAGCTGCGTCCTGATCAGGAGGCGCTGGAGGTCGACTACAACCCCTGGCCGGCCGACTGGCGCCCGCCCGGCTAG
- a CDS encoding winged helix-turn-helix transcriptional regulator — MALSRHCPQFQLAIELVGRRWNGVILLALARGATRYGELRDDVPGLSERLLAQRLRELEEAGVVARDVRPTTPVQIRYTLTESGAALVEAMRPLMAWADQWAGRPADQPADQPADQPADQPADQPADQSAR, encoded by the coding sequence GTGGCGCTCAGCCGGCACTGCCCGCAGTTCCAGCTCGCGATCGAGCTGGTGGGGCGCAGGTGGAACGGCGTCATCCTGCTGGCGCTGGCCAGGGGCGCGACCCGCTACGGCGAGCTGCGCGACGACGTGCCCGGCCTGTCGGAGCGGCTGCTCGCCCAGCGCCTGCGCGAGCTGGAGGAGGCCGGGGTGGTGGCCCGCGACGTGCGGCCCACCACTCCCGTCCAGATTCGCTACACGCTCACCGAGAGCGGCGCGGCCCTGGTGGAGGCGATGCGCCCGCTGATGGCGTGGGCCGACCAGTGGGCGGGCCGGCCGGCGGATCAGCCGGCGGATCAGCCGGCGGATCAGCCGGCGGATCAGCCGGCGGATCAGCCGGCGGATCAGTCGGCGAGGTAG
- a CDS encoding cytochrome ubiquinol oxidase subunit I: MNPADLLAVTGADLAAARMQMALSLGWHIVIACFGVGMPAITLIAEWRGHRSGDVHYRLLARRWAKAMGVLFAVGAVSGTILSFEMGVLWPGLMGAYGQVIGLPFSLEGIAFFIEAIFLGIYLYAWDRLPPRIHLLSGIPIVLAGVASAFFVVTANAWMQQPTGFDAEGGRIVAVDPWAAMFNPATPPQTVHMILAAFMVAGFGMASVYAVAMLRGRRDRYHRLGLLLPLAVAAVITPVQIGVGDWAAHFVASNQPVKLAAMEGVFETERGVPLHVGGIAVDGEMRYALEIPYGLSLLAHWNPNAEIMGLNEVPPADRPPVNVVHWAFQIMVGAGFALLGLSAWLALAWWRRRDLPSSPWFLRAAALSGVAAALALEAGWVVTEVGRQPWIVYGVMRTAEAVNPAPGLVWGFVLVTVVYAALTVATVYVLRRLARDIPVPIAPQERDVTGYKVV; the protein is encoded by the coding sequence GTGAACCCAGCGGACCTCTTGGCGGTGACCGGCGCCGATCTGGCCGCCGCGCGGATGCAGATGGCGCTCTCTCTGGGCTGGCACATCGTGATCGCCTGCTTCGGCGTGGGCATGCCGGCCATCACCTTGATCGCCGAATGGCGGGGGCATCGCAGCGGCGACGTCCACTACCGGCTGCTCGCGCGCCGGTGGGCCAAGGCGATGGGCGTGCTGTTCGCGGTGGGCGCGGTGTCCGGCACGATCCTGTCGTTCGAGATGGGCGTGCTGTGGCCGGGGCTGATGGGCGCCTACGGCCAGGTCATCGGCCTGCCGTTCTCGCTGGAGGGCATCGCCTTCTTCATCGAGGCCATCTTCCTGGGCATCTACCTGTACGCCTGGGACAGGTTGCCGCCGCGGATCCACCTGCTGTCCGGGATCCCGATCGTGCTGGCGGGCGTGGCGAGCGCGTTCTTCGTGGTCACCGCCAACGCCTGGATGCAGCAGCCGACCGGGTTCGACGCCGAGGGCGGCCGGATCGTGGCGGTGGATCCGTGGGCGGCGATGTTCAACCCGGCCACGCCTCCGCAGACCGTGCACATGATCCTGGCCGCGTTCATGGTCGCCGGGTTCGGCATGGCCAGTGTCTACGCCGTCGCCATGCTGCGCGGCCGCCGCGACCGCTACCACCGCCTGGGCCTGCTGCTCCCGCTGGCGGTGGCCGCCGTCATCACCCCCGTGCAGATCGGCGTGGGCGACTGGGCCGCGCACTTCGTGGCGAGCAACCAGCCGGTCAAGCTCGCCGCGATGGAGGGGGTCTTCGAGACCGAGCGCGGCGTCCCGCTGCACGTGGGCGGCATCGCGGTCGACGGCGAGATGCGCTACGCGCTGGAGATCCCGTACGGCCTGTCGCTGCTCGCCCACTGGAACCCGAACGCCGAGATCATGGGGCTGAACGAGGTGCCGCCCGCCGACCGCCCGCCGGTCAACGTGGTGCACTGGGCGTTCCAGATCATGGTGGGCGCGGGCTTCGCCCTGCTGGGCCTGTCCGCGTGGCTGGCCCTGGCCTGGTGGCGGCGGCGCGACCTGCCGAGCTCGCCGTGGTTCCTGCGCGCCGCCGCGCTGTCGGGTGTGGCCGCGGCGCTGGCGCTGGAGGCCGGTTGGGTCGTCACCGAGGTGGGCCGCCAGCCGTGGATCGTCTACGGCGTCATGCGCACCGCTGAGGCGGTCAACCCCGCGCCCGGCCTGGTGTGGGGGTTCGTGCTGGTCACCGTCGTGTACGCGGCGCTGACCGTCGCCACCGTGTACGTGCTGCGCCGCCTGGCTCGCGACATCCCCGTCCCGATCGCTCCGCAGGAGCGCGACGTCACCGGCTACAAGGTCGTCTGA
- a CDS encoding cytochrome d ubiquinol oxidase subunit II yields the protein MSLAEIMLAVLWAGLTAYVLFGGADFGGGIWDLLAGGAQAGRRRRDLIEHSIGPIWEANHVWLIFVIVLMWTGIPSVFAAIASTLYIPLTLAALGIIARGAAFAFRKVSIELWQRRLFGATFAFSSIVTPFFLGTVAGAIASGRVPAGIAEGDFLTSWLNPTSAVAGALAVGTAAYLAAVYLTRDAQRVGDKDLAEDFRRRALACGAVVGLVSAAGLVVLRADAPRLFTELTGGRALPFLVLSIVAGLVSLVLLWRRAFLAVRITASLAVAGLLWGWGVGQYPYLLAGVTLRQAAATDAVLAASLGALAVGALLLLPSLWWLYATFQRDHTARATVPRDLDH from the coding sequence ATGTCGCTGGCGGAGATCATGCTCGCCGTCCTGTGGGCCGGCCTGACCGCCTACGTCCTGTTCGGCGGCGCCGACTTCGGCGGCGGGATCTGGGACCTGCTGGCCGGCGGCGCCCAGGCGGGCCGCCGGCGGCGCGACCTCATCGAACACTCCATCGGCCCCATCTGGGAGGCCAACCACGTCTGGCTGATTTTCGTGATCGTGCTGATGTGGACCGGCATCCCCTCGGTGTTCGCCGCCATCGCCTCCACCCTCTACATCCCGCTGACCCTGGCCGCGCTGGGGATCATCGCCCGCGGCGCGGCCTTCGCCTTCCGCAAGGTCTCCATCGAGCTGTGGCAGCGCCGCCTGTTCGGCGCGACCTTCGCCTTCTCCTCGATCGTCACCCCCTTCTTCCTGGGTACGGTGGCCGGCGCGATCGCCTCCGGCCGCGTCCCCGCCGGCATCGCCGAGGGCGACTTCCTGACCAGCTGGCTCAATCCCACCTCCGCCGTCGCCGGCGCGCTGGCCGTGGGCACCGCCGCCTACCTCGCCGCCGTCTACCTCACCCGCGACGCCCAGCGCGTCGGCGACAAGGACCTGGCAGAGGACTTCAGACGCCGCGCCCTGGCGTGCGGCGCCGTGGTCGGGCTGGTGTCGGCCGCCGGGCTGGTCGTGCTGCGCGCCGACGCCCCGCGGCTGTTCACCGAGCTCACCGGTGGCCGGGCGCTGCCTTTCCTGGTGCTGTCGATCGTGGCCGGGCTGGTCTCCCTGGTGCTGCTGTGGCGCCGCGCCTTCCTCGCCGTACGGATCACCGCCTCGCTGGCCGTGGCCGGACTGCTGTGGGGCTGGGGCGTCGGCCAGTACCCCTACCTGCTGGCCGGCGTCACGCTGCGGCAGGCGGCGGCCACCGACGCGGTGCTGGCCGCCAGCCTGGGCGCGCTGGCCGTGGGCGCGCTGCTGCTCCTGCCGTCGCTGTGGTGGCTGTACGCCACGTTCCAGCGCGACCACACCGCGCGGGCCACCGTCCCGCGTGATCTGGATCACTGA